In Spirochaetota bacterium, a single genomic region encodes these proteins:
- a CDS encoding PEP/pyruvate-binding domain-containing protein has product MDACTAQLHEIDDEISRWGTKAVSLGKLIRAGFPVPTGYCIDSMMFREYLHHNNISTDRNIILREADRIREKIIGGEHPPEHRRRIDMIFDTLSHVSRELIARSSCPLEDGADFSGAGLFSSHGGITSRALLVHAIKQCYAAAFSDRALSALLDRYGYLPDITMPVIIQVYIPGTLSGVAFTCDTKEARDDRVVVNFTRGACTGIVEGSAESMLAVLEKQDAESGIQVIERSNTDATSLTTVRSCVPTFLKIERTLGDHQDIEWTFDGNTLHILQSRPVTTFKRQPERPAWFTDSDGPWKQNALLYPLRPLEIEAALAGARGTFRIAQELGYASMSSRTEAWNGFLYSLPVPLPEKTGRAAFENIVASLGAQGKNAYHDLALLEIGSLQRPIIARLKKKNDRRTIRGLIPKAIAHIDASAYGHWKAVWGLCYIEGAPADQRTIENDLPGFHDVFSAAERFDLLYIPSLESIRRRKLLQMAALVQRTDLARLFDAMPYDRIVYARLPRTHDGRRLLHLIEAYIRRFGMYQTYGDYRLPFSFTALISPHLVISELRDMLRTKRAIPVSADREIASRQKALFRKLRSHYPNIPLRELSRIVRQGRRAFQVRDDHGIHFDSAKNGLFVSACHAVGRVLSRCGVINDWQDIFYLSSSEIEGLISGNAISPELINERKAAYRAHRCTLPLATADTNAVPTCETKASPTAVLSCQATMNARVEGYAWIAGKDPKPDQESIILIVAHERALPIMPYLSQIQALVIDNGSPYSHLAITTREYGIPAFYNTKHACSIANGQKIVLDGASGTLTMLT; this is encoded by the coding sequence ATGGATGCATGCACGGCACAGTTACATGAGATCGATGATGAAATATCGCGATGGGGGACGAAAGCGGTCTCTCTCGGGAAGCTGATACGCGCAGGGTTCCCGGTGCCGACCGGTTACTGCATCGACAGCATGATGTTCCGCGAGTATCTTCATCACAACAACATCTCTACGGACCGGAACATCATCCTCCGTGAAGCTGACCGCATACGGGAAAAGATCATCGGCGGCGAACATCCTCCGGAACACCGGCGCCGCATCGATATGATATTCGATACGCTGTCACATGTCAGCCGCGAACTCATCGCGCGATCATCATGTCCGCTGGAGGACGGTGCCGATTTCAGCGGTGCCGGTCTGTTCTCGTCGCACGGTGGTATTACTTCGCGGGCTCTCCTCGTACATGCGATAAAGCAATGTTATGCGGCGGCATTTTCCGACCGGGCGCTTTCCGCACTTCTCGACCGGTACGGATATCTTCCTGACATAACCATGCCTGTCATCATTCAGGTCTATATTCCGGGCACGCTTTCCGGGGTTGCTTTCACCTGCGATACGAAAGAAGCCCGTGACGACCGTGTAGTCGTGAATTTCACGAGAGGAGCATGCACCGGTATCGTTGAAGGAAGCGCCGAGAGCATGCTCGCTGTTCTTGAAAAACAAGATGCCGAGAGCGGTATACAGGTTATTGAGCGCAGTAATACCGATGCCACCTCGCTCACCACAGTGCGATCATGCGTTCCCACCTTCCTGAAGATCGAGCGGACGCTTGGCGATCACCAGGATATCGAATGGACATTTGACGGGAATACGCTTCATATCCTTCAATCGCGCCCGGTCACGACGTTCAAGCGGCAACCGGAGCGGCCGGCATGGTTTACGGACAGCGATGGCCCATGGAAACAGAACGCATTACTGTATCCTCTACGCCCGCTCGAAATTGAAGCGGCACTCGCCGGGGCACGGGGGACATTTCGCATCGCGCAGGAACTCGGCTATGCATCGATGAGCAGCCGCACCGAAGCATGGAACGGATTCCTCTACTCATTGCCGGTACCGCTGCCTGAAAAAACCGGCCGCGCAGCATTCGAGAACATCGTGGCGTCGCTCGGTGCACAGGGAAAAAACGCTTATCACGATCTTGCGCTACTGGAGATCGGATCATTGCAGCGTCCGATAATTGCACGTCTGAAAAAAAAGAACGATCGCCGCACTATACGTGGTCTCATCCCGAAGGCGATCGCGCACATCGATGCAAGCGCATATGGACATTGGAAAGCGGTATGGGGATTGTGCTATATCGAGGGGGCTCCTGCAGACCAGCGAACGATCGAAAATGATCTGCCGGGGTTTCATGACGTGTTCTCTGCAGCGGAGCGATTTGACCTGCTCTATATCCCGAGCCTTGAGAGTATCCGCCGCAGAAAGCTGCTGCAGATGGCCGCTCTTGTCCAGCGCACGGATCTGGCGCGATTATTCGATGCCATGCCATATGACAGAATAGTCTACGCGCGTTTGCCGCGGACACATGACGGCAGAAGGCTCCTCCATCTGATCGAGGCATATATACGCCGCTTCGGCATGTATCAGACCTATGGCGACTATCGCCTACCGTTCTCTTTCACCGCATTGATATCTCCGCATCTTGTCATCAGTGAGCTTCGGGACATGCTTCGCACAAAGCGTGCGATACCGGTCTCCGCTGATCGCGAGATCGCATCCCGTCAAAAGGCGCTGTTCAGGAAATTACGCTCGCATTACCCGAACATACCGCTGCGGGAGCTTTCACGCATCGTACGCCAAGGCCGCCGTGCGTTCCAGGTGCGTGACGACCACGGCATTCACTTCGACAGCGCAAAGAACGGCCTTTTTGTCTCCGCATGTCATGCGGTCGGTCGTGTGCTGTCGAGATGCGGCGTGATAAATGATTGGCAGGATATCTTTTACCTCTCATCGTCTGAGATCGAAGGACTTATCAGCGGGAATGCTATTTCCCCGGAACTGATCAACGAAAGAAAAGCTGCATACAGGGCGCATCGATGTACGCTCCCGCTTGCTACGGCGGATACGAACGCTGTTCCGACATGCGAGACCAAAGCATCACCCACTGCCGTTCTCTCCTGCCAAGCGACCATGAATGCACGGGTCGAAGGATATGCGTGGATAGCAGGAAAGGACCCGAAGCCGGACCAAGAGAGCATCATCCTGATCGTTGCGCATGAACGGGCTCTGCCGATAATGCCGTATCTTTCGCAGATACAGGCGCTCGTCATCGATAATGGTTCCCCATATTCACATCTTGCGATAACGACACGGGAGTACGGCATTCCTGCGTTCTACAATACAAAACATGCGTGCAGCATTGCGAACGGGCAGAAGATCGTGCTCGACGGCGCATCAGGCACACTGACTATGTTGACATAA
- a CDS encoding tetratricopeptide repeat protein — MPNFLSITLLCIAAAVFAETNTEGTSPGGGTGAATNGATNDFFDEMIYEERPGFESVKELSASVNEDIIIQIATTNFNTYVRINGFDTNALTFLQVTRDDTRSQLMFKAVREGIASVSVDLIEDLSVTARTTYRITVKKALESKTNAAAVGKKDKDTEERKQYQIAMDLFKAKAYTEARALFSTIAQKYPSSEYGAKSAIALGDIAYAQNNYQEAIGAYTRVGTITGIPASERDRSQLALGLCYRALKDNQKALSAFLTLERMSPDGQYAGNALYYAALVLNDTKNRAQAIETLKRALAKHKSYELRPESVYLLASIYDKGGSDVRNLTEAYKQYGEYASKYPAGVHITEAIARRAYLEKHFINLR; from the coding sequence ATGCCGAACTTCCTTAGCATAACGCTCCTGTGCATCGCCGCTGCTGTTTTCGCAGAGACGAATACGGAAGGTACATCGCCTGGCGGCGGTACCGGTGCAGCAACGAACGGTGCGACCAATGATTTCTTCGACGAGATGATATACGAGGAGCGTCCGGGTTTCGAGAGCGTGAAAGAACTATCCGCTTCCGTCAATGAAGATATCATCATCCAGATAGCGACGACGAATTTCAACACCTATGTACGTATCAACGGTTTCGATACGAACGCGCTCACGTTCCTGCAGGTGACACGGGACGATACACGTTCGCAGCTCATGTTCAAGGCCGTACGCGAAGGCATTGCATCGGTCTCGGTGGACCTTATCGAGGATCTTTCCGTCACGGCGCGTACGACATACCGCATCACGGTAAAGAAAGCGCTTGAGTCTAAGACGAACGCCGCCGCCGTCGGCAAGAAGGACAAGGATACTGAGGAGCGCAAGCAGTACCAGATAGCGATGGACCTCTTCAAGGCGAAGGCGTACACCGAAGCGCGTGCTCTCTTTTCGACGATAGCGCAGAAATATCCGTCGAGCGAGTACGGTGCGAAAAGCGCCATAGCGCTCGGGGATATCGCGTATGCACAGAACAATTATCAGGAAGCGATAGGGGCCTATACCCGCGTGGGGACGATCACGGGCATACCGGCGTCGGAACGCGATCGCTCGCAGCTCGCTCTCGGGCTCTGTTATCGTGCGCTTAAGGACAATCAGAAGGCGTTGTCTGCCTTCCTTACGCTTGAACGCATGAGCCCCGACGGGCAGTACGCGGGGAACGCGCTCTACTATGCCGCGCTCGTTCTCAATGATACGAAGAACCGTGCACAGGCGATAGAAACATTGAAGCGTGCGCTCGCGAAACACAAGTCATATGAACTTCGCCCGGAAAGCGTGTATCTCCTTGCATCCATTTACGATAAGGGCGGGAGCGATGTGCGCAATCTCACCGAGGCGTATAAGCAGTACGGCGAATATGCGTCAAAGTACCCCGCAGGTGTGCATATAACGGAAGCTATCGCGCGACGGGCGTATCTCGAGAAGCATTTCATCAATCTTCGTTGA